From one Paenibacillus terrae HPL-003 genomic stretch:
- a CDS encoding metal-dependent hydrolase — MMGRAHLIIGTGVSLSVLALNGYEVTPAAVAAAVVGSLLPDIDEPNSMLVSRALPTKMLRLVQLLMIGAAGWVFFTRMAPPPWNLVLALLMISASFMPSRSMRKVIIFLIGVGLAWYGEAYAPWNYIAGCLLIICTLVPHRGLTHTVYGTVAWTALLYGTTRLHGDSIWLAGGLAYLLHLLADSLTNNGIKPLPPFKWKLRFKLMSTGTRKGAQVENICIALTAVLVIIALLRYKHLI, encoded by the coding sequence ATGATGGGAAGAGCCCATTTGATTATTGGAACCGGGGTCTCCCTGTCGGTATTAGCCTTGAACGGATACGAAGTGACTCCGGCTGCCGTGGCTGCCGCTGTAGTCGGTTCACTGTTGCCGGATATTGACGAGCCTAACTCCATGCTCGTGAGTCGTGCGTTGCCTACCAAAATGCTCAGACTCGTACAGCTTTTGATGATTGGGGCTGCGGGCTGGGTATTTTTCACCCGTATGGCTCCACCGCCGTGGAATCTTGTTCTGGCTTTGCTGATGATCAGCGCTTCCTTTATGCCTTCACGGTCGATGCGAAAGGTTATCATCTTTTTGATTGGGGTTGGCTTAGCCTGGTATGGGGAAGCATATGCGCCATGGAATTACATTGCCGGGTGCCTGCTGATAATCTGTACGCTTGTCCCGCACCGGGGATTGACGCATACGGTGTACGGAACAGTCGCATGGACTGCGTTACTGTACGGTACAACCCGTCTGCACGGTGACAGCATATGGCTGGCTGGCGGTTTAGCGTATCTGCTGCATTTGTTGGCAGATTCCTTGACGAATAACGGAATTAAACCTTTGCCACCGTTCAAATGGAAGCTGCGATTTAAGCTGATGAGTACTGGAACGCGCAAAGGGGCGCAGGTGGAGAACATCTGCATTGCCTTGACGGCTGTACTTGTTATTATCGCTTTACTTCGCTATAAGCATTTGATATGA
- a CDS encoding AAA family ATPase — protein sequence MPVRQESVQIVSAIRANLESCILGKSFEIKLLLTTMLAGGHILIEDVPGTGKTQMIKALAKSMRGDYRRVQCNPDILPSDITGVSIFHPRDERFYFRPGPVMTNILLADEINRATTKTQSALLEVMEERSVTVDGETHMLPHPFMLCATQNPIDFEGTYTLPEAQLDRFMLKISLGYPDMETERNMLLRHQEGQPADRLEAVAHMEQIAAIQQEIREMYMDQAVTSYLLDIVRATREHPSVLLGASPRAALAFVMATKAYAFLENRDYVLPDDVKILAPYVLAHRLLLRPEARLDSSNAQSVLQAVLRQVNVPVRMERP from the coding sequence ATGCCCGTACGTCAAGAATCTGTGCAGATTGTATCTGCAATCCGAGCTAATCTAGAATCATGCATATTAGGTAAATCCTTTGAAATAAAATTACTGCTAACGACTATGCTGGCGGGTGGGCACATTCTGATCGAGGACGTTCCGGGTACGGGAAAAACGCAAATGATCAAGGCTCTTGCCAAATCCATGCGCGGTGATTACCGCCGTGTTCAATGTAATCCTGATATTCTCCCCAGTGATATTACAGGGGTTTCCATATTTCATCCTCGGGATGAGCGCTTTTATTTTCGTCCGGGTCCTGTAATGACCAATATTTTATTGGCAGACGAAATTAACCGGGCTACGACGAAAACCCAATCGGCTTTGCTGGAAGTGATGGAGGAGCGCAGTGTAACCGTGGATGGAGAAACGCATATGCTGCCTCATCCTTTTATGCTGTGTGCTACGCAAAATCCGATTGATTTTGAAGGGACTTATACGCTGCCGGAAGCGCAGCTTGATCGTTTTATGCTCAAAATCAGTCTTGGCTATCCTGATATGGAGACTGAGCGGAACATGCTGCTTCGTCATCAGGAGGGGCAGCCGGCAGATCGACTGGAGGCGGTAGCGCATATGGAACAGATAGCCGCGATCCAGCAGGAAATCAGAGAAATGTACATGGACCAGGCAGTTACGTCCTATTTACTGGATATCGTACGTGCAACCAGAGAGCATCCATCGGTATTGCTGGGAGCCAGCCCGCGGGCGGCGCTTGCTTTTGTGATGGCCACCAAGGCGTACGCTTTTCTGGAAAATCGTGATTACGTGCTTCCTGACGATGTGAAAATATTGGCACCTTATGTGCTTGCTCATCGTTTGCTGCTTCGTCCCGAGGCGCGTCTCGACAGCTCCAACGCCCAGTCTGTACTTCAGGCTGTCCTTCGGCAGGTGAACGTACCCGTGCGAATGGAGCGTCCGTAG
- a CDS encoding M42 family metallopeptidase yields the protein MESKTLELFKTLTEFPSIPGHERELRAWVKERISGYTDEIVQDRLGSLFGVLRGEENGPRVMVAGHLDEVGFIVNGITENGMIRFQPVGGWWSQAIMSQRLQVLTPNGPVIGVVGSVSPHLLDESQRSKPMDIKHMYLDIGVDSRQEAQDLGIVPGTAIAPICDFTPLANPKKIMAKAWDNRYGVGLAIELLEALHKEKNKLPNTLYAGATVQEEVGLRGARTAANLIQPDVFFALDCSAANDMGGDPNAYGHLGKGALLRVFDPGMITHRGIVEYVQDMAETHKIKYQYFISTGGTDAGQVHLSGIGVPSTVIGICGRYIHTSSSIIHTDDYDAAKELIVKLVQNLDRTTLNTIIERA from the coding sequence ATGGAATCAAAAACATTAGAACTGTTTAAAACTTTAACGGAGTTTCCTTCCATTCCCGGGCATGAGCGAGAACTGCGGGCATGGGTTAAAGAGCGGATATCCGGTTATACGGACGAAATCGTGCAAGATCGTTTGGGCAGCCTTTTCGGCGTGCTGCGCGGTGAAGAGAATGGGCCACGTGTAATGGTGGCAGGCCATCTGGATGAAGTCGGGTTTATCGTCAATGGCATTACGGAAAATGGCATGATCCGCTTTCAGCCCGTTGGAGGCTGGTGGAGTCAGGCCATCATGTCACAGCGTCTTCAGGTGCTGACTCCGAATGGGCCGGTTATTGGTGTTGTCGGCTCAGTATCGCCCCATTTGCTGGATGAATCACAACGCAGCAAGCCTATGGATATCAAACATATGTATCTGGATATCGGCGTGGACAGCCGTCAGGAAGCGCAAGATCTGGGCATCGTGCCGGGAACAGCCATTGCGCCGATTTGTGATTTTACTCCACTGGCGAATCCGAAAAAAATCATGGCTAAAGCGTGGGATAACCGCTATGGTGTAGGCTTGGCTATTGAACTGCTTGAAGCATTACATAAGGAAAAGAACAAACTGCCTAATACACTGTATGCGGGAGCTACCGTTCAGGAGGAAGTAGGATTGCGCGGCGCACGCACGGCAGCCAACCTGATTCAACCGGACGTTTTCTTTGCACTGGATTGCAGTGCGGCCAACGATATGGGTGGTGATCCGAACGCTTACGGACATTTGGGTAAGGGCGCGTTGCTGCGGGTATTTGATCCGGGTATGATTACACATCGCGGGATTGTGGAATACGTGCAGGATATGGCGGAAACGCACAAGATCAAGTATCAATATTTCATCTCCACAGGTGGAACCGATGCAGGTCAGGTTCATTTAAGCGGAATTGGAGTGCCATCCACCGTCATTGGCATTTGCGGACGATACATCCACACTTCCTCGTCCATTATTCACACCGACGATTACGATGCAGCCAAAGAGCTGATCGTCAAGTTGGTACAAAACCTGGATCGTACGACACTGAATACGATTATTGAACGAGCTTAA
- the spoVAD gene encoding stage V sporulation protein AD has product MRRQGGQTWKFESRPRIVGSATVVGPDEGEGPLSTDFDYIYDNLEINEKTWEKAERRLFEHSTELALINANLNKEEVQFFISGDLMNQIISSSFSARKLAIPYLGVFGACSTSMESLALAALIVDSEAGDYVMAGTTSHNCTVEKQFRYPTEYGSQKPPTAQYTVTGSGTVVVGHAKTGTVVDCATIGRVMDMGIKDPFNMGGAMAPAAADTLLSHFRDTGRDPGYYDLIVTGDLASVGMPIVKELLKKQNIDMSQTEFNDCGLLIYDLNKQKQVIAGGSGAGCSAVVTYGHLLKRIEKGELQKVLVVATGALLSPLSTQQGESIPCIAHAVALEAGG; this is encoded by the coding sequence ATGAGAAGACAGGGAGGACAAACCTGGAAGTTCGAATCCAGACCGCGCATCGTTGGAAGTGCAACCGTTGTTGGCCCGGATGAAGGAGAGGGGCCGTTGTCCACGGATTTTGATTACATTTATGACAATCTCGAAATTAATGAAAAAACATGGGAAAAAGCGGAGCGCAGATTATTTGAGCATTCCACTGAGCTGGCGTTAATTAATGCCAATTTGAACAAAGAAGAAGTGCAGTTTTTTATCAGCGGTGATTTGATGAATCAGATTATCAGTAGCTCCTTTTCAGCACGCAAGCTTGCCATTCCTTATTTGGGTGTCTTTGGAGCCTGCTCTACGTCGATGGAAAGTTTAGCCTTGGCCGCGCTTATTGTGGATTCCGAGGCGGGCGACTATGTGATGGCGGGTACGACCAGCCACAATTGTACCGTTGAAAAGCAGTTCCGGTATCCTACGGAATATGGGTCGCAAAAGCCGCCAACGGCCCAGTATACCGTCACAGGCTCAGGCACCGTAGTTGTGGGGCATGCCAAGACAGGTACTGTGGTGGATTGCGCTACCATTGGACGTGTTATGGATATGGGCATTAAAGACCCATTTAACATGGGCGGGGCTATGGCTCCAGCGGCGGCAGATACACTGTTATCTCATTTTCGAGATACAGGCCGGGACCCTGGTTATTATGACCTTATTGTAACGGGGGATTTGGCCTCCGTGGGGATGCCGATTGTCAAGGAGCTGCTTAAAAAACAAAACATTGATATGAGTCAGACGGAATTCAACGATTGTGGTCTGCTCATTTATGACCTGAACAAACAAAAGCAAGTCATTGCAGGTGGCAGTGGTGCCGGATGCTCGGCTGTCGTAACTTATGGACATCTGTTGAAGCGGATTGAAAAGGGAGAACTCCAAAAAGTGCTGGTCGTGGCAACCGGGGCATTGCTGTCTCCTTTGTCGACACAACAAGGGGAAAGTATTCCTTGTATTGCGCATGCAGTAGCTTTGGAAGCGGGGGGTTGA
- a CDS encoding transglutaminase TgpA family protein, whose product MKNWLQSLKGSWAAAFTFLWIIIIVMQWVSFASLLWLEETRTLVLATVTMLALVKILLPLRPWIEFIVKAAMLFFILYRTLVSYSIIIPFGGFANRLDQFISNMSPYIWFSLIAWLVIEMLPLIVTTKQRILVFLGINIAALAILDSFTPTVLWEEVAWMVFAGMGWLVTQHLQYFRQHYPQGWKHIRRYPYKIAANIAVIFALIIMAGVNMPEIEPTFTDPYTAWTQRNTSSTVGMNNGAGAMNQRMSTASGYSRQDNRLGGGFNFDYSPVMTITTNQRSYWRGETKRTYSGTGWSDVGNDDQTLNDVPMTAELENTQETRHSTEQVVQTITMQNDQSYPVLFGAYSVHRVQSVDRDSRADGLRWKPEQAELLWNSPSRRTAYPKTYTLVSHVPVIPEKELRKKTFNELYGRNKQEAYLQIPNELPKRVRDLAQNVTSSAKTPYEKVGLLQQYLQRNYAYTNNPDLSRKRSKDFVDAFLFEIREGYCDYYSTSLVMMARSVGVPARWVKGYAPGQQTFSDDATTSDGNENMSSYSVTNADAHSWAEVYLGEYGWVPVEATPGFDMPLLTEQEDSKTPDTPEVKDQPEPEQSAQTSQANPEEGTKIHPVIIAAAVAVIVLWGAYIVWRNRADIHFYLLRLRKGKPLTPDEKVIVETERWLRYMRSKGFVRTSHETLRESVGRWSVESPERASILHLLLELFEQARYSPSSVTAEDWRKARQQAALLHKKG is encoded by the coding sequence ATGAAGAACTGGTTACAATCGCTGAAGGGCTCCTGGGCTGCGGCTTTTACATTTTTATGGATTATTATTATTGTCATGCAATGGGTGTCCTTTGCTTCATTGCTGTGGCTTGAAGAGACAAGAACGCTTGTATTGGCGACGGTTACGATGCTGGCTCTGGTGAAAATTTTGCTGCCGCTTCGGCCTTGGATTGAATTTATCGTCAAAGCGGCGATGTTATTTTTTATTTTGTACCGGACGCTCGTGTCCTACTCGATTATTATTCCTTTCGGGGGATTTGCAAACCGTCTGGATCAATTTATATCGAATATGTCCCCGTATATCTGGTTTTCACTGATCGCTTGGCTTGTTATTGAGATGTTACCACTCATCGTTACGACGAAGCAGCGTATTCTGGTTTTTCTGGGTATTAATATTGCCGCGCTGGCAATACTCGACTCGTTCACGCCAACCGTGCTGTGGGAAGAAGTCGCATGGATGGTCTTTGCGGGTATGGGGTGGCTGGTGACTCAGCATTTGCAGTATTTTCGGCAGCACTATCCTCAGGGCTGGAAACACATTCGCCGTTACCCGTACAAAATTGCAGCTAATATTGCGGTCATTTTTGCTTTGATTATTATGGCTGGCGTAAATATGCCGGAGATAGAGCCGACCTTTACTGATCCTTATACAGCATGGACCCAGCGAAATACCTCATCTACCGTCGGTATGAACAATGGAGCCGGGGCTATGAATCAGCGGATGAGTACGGCATCGGGCTATAGTAGGCAGGACAATCGGTTGGGCGGGGGATTTAATTTTGACTATTCTCCGGTGATGACGATCACGACCAACCAGCGAAGCTACTGGCGAGGCGAGACGAAGCGTACGTATTCCGGGACGGGCTGGAGTGATGTAGGCAATGATGACCAAACGCTGAACGATGTGCCAATGACGGCAGAGCTGGAAAATACACAAGAAACACGGCATTCGACCGAGCAGGTCGTTCAGACCATTACGATGCAAAATGATCAGAGCTATCCGGTTTTGTTCGGCGCGTATTCGGTACATCGTGTTCAATCGGTGGACAGAGACTCGCGGGCAGACGGATTGCGGTGGAAACCGGAACAGGCAGAACTGCTTTGGAATTCACCCTCCAGAAGAACTGCTTATCCAAAAACGTATACTCTGGTGTCACATGTACCTGTGATCCCGGAGAAAGAGCTTCGCAAGAAAACGTTTAATGAGCTGTATGGAAGGAACAAGCAGGAGGCCTATTTGCAAATCCCGAATGAGCTGCCGAAGCGAGTGCGTGATTTGGCTCAAAATGTAACGTCATCGGCGAAGACGCCTTATGAAAAGGTCGGACTGCTACAGCAATATTTACAGCGAAATTATGCATATACGAACAATCCGGATCTTTCCCGCAAAAGAAGCAAGGATTTTGTAGATGCCTTTCTGTTTGAGATTCGGGAAGGCTATTGCGATTATTATTCCACTTCGCTGGTTATGATGGCCCGCTCCGTCGGTGTTCCGGCACGGTGGGTCAAAGGATATGCACCTGGTCAGCAGACATTTTCCGATGATGCAACGACCAGCGATGGTAACGAAAATATGTCTTCCTACTCCGTTACCAACGCGGATGCGCATTCCTGGGCAGAAGTGTATCTGGGTGAATACGGCTGGGTTCCTGTAGAAGCCACACCGGGCTTTGACATGCCGTTGCTTACGGAGCAGGAGGATTCAAAAACGCCTGATACTCCAGAAGTGAAAGATCAGCCTGAGCCGGAACAGTCTGCGCAGACATCGCAGGCCAATCCGGAGGAAGGCACAAAGATTCATCCGGTAATCATAGCGGCGGCAGTGGCTGTTATCGTACTGTGGGGCGCTTATATCGTATGGCGTAATCGGGCAGATATTCATTTTTATCTGCTGCGTCTGCGTAAAGGAAAGCCGTTGACACCGGATGAAAAGGTAATCGTCGAAACCGAGCGCTGGCTACGGTACATGCGGAGCAAGGGGTTTGTCCGTACCAGCCACGAGACGCTGAGGGAATCGGTCGGCAGATGGTCAGTTGAATCACCGGAACGCGCTTCAATTCTGCATCTGCTGCTGGAGCTGTTTGAACAAGCGCGCTACAGTCCTTCCTCGGTAACTGCCGAGGATTGGCGAAAGGCCCGCCAGCAAGCGGCCCTGTTGCATAAGAAGGGTTAG
- the spoVAC gene encoding stage V sporulation protein AC: MPAKSGQRGFHTNTPPLSINEKDYQSISKKHEPSRNVFANCVRAFLVGGGICVIGQAIQEAFMAGMHISAKEAAPPTSSMMILLAVILTCFGVYDKFAQWAGAGTAVPITGFANSMCSAALEHRSEGLVLGVGANMFKLAGSVIVFGVVAAFVVGVIYAFLGVGGNHL, translated from the coding sequence ATGCCAGCTAAATCGGGGCAACGCGGTTTTCATACCAATACGCCGCCGCTGTCCATAAATGAGAAGGACTATCAAAGTATTTCCAAAAAGCACGAACCTTCCAGAAATGTTTTTGCCAACTGTGTGCGAGCTTTTCTGGTTGGAGGCGGTATCTGTGTGATTGGTCAGGCGATTCAGGAAGCTTTCATGGCAGGGATGCACATTTCGGCCAAGGAGGCGGCACCGCCGACCTCATCTATGATGATCCTGTTGGCGGTTATATTAACCTGCTTCGGGGTTTACGACAAGTTTGCCCAATGGGCGGGAGCGGGAACCGCTGTACCGATTACAGGCTTTGCCAACTCGATGTGTTCAGCTGCACTGGAACATCGTTCTGAGGGACTGGTGCTCGGTGTAGGCGCGAATATGTTCAAGCTGGCAGGCTCGGTTATCGTATTCGGGGTGGTGGCTGCGTTCGTTGTAGGTGTCATCTACGCCTTTCTTGGAGTAGGGGGTAACCATCTATGA
- the spoVAE gene encoding stage V sporulation protein AE, whose protein sequence is MIYLWAFLVGGAICVVGQLMMDVIKMTPAHTMSTLVVAGAIADAVGIYDPLIKFAGAGATIPITSFGNSLVHGALTELEKDGWLGVITGIFSVTSAGISSAIIFSFLAALVVRPKG, encoded by the coding sequence ATGATATATCTGTGGGCTTTTTTAGTCGGCGGTGCCATTTGCGTCGTGGGTCAATTGATGATGGATGTGATTAAAATGACTCCGGCACATACGATGAGTACGTTGGTGGTAGCAGGTGCAATTGCTGATGCCGTTGGGATATACGATCCGCTCATCAAATTTGCCGGAGCGGGTGCGACGATTCCAATTACCAGTTTTGGTAACTCACTCGTACACGGCGCATTAACCGAATTGGAAAAGGATGGATGGCTTGGTGTCATTACAGGGATTTTTAGTGTGACAAGTGCAGGGATTTCCTCGGCGATTATTTTCTCATTTTTGGCGGCCTTGGTTGTGCGCCCTAAAGGATAA
- a CDS encoding expansin EXLX1 family cellulose-binding protein, whose amino-acid sequence MQKSSAIRKFKTVGLASLLSLVLFALPASAAWNDTYTGYATYTGSGYSGGALLLDPIPSNAKITALNRTQLNYNGIKAALAGAYLEVQGPKGKTTVYVTDLYPEGPSGALDLSPNAFNQIGNQIDGKINISWKVVKAPVTGNVSYRIKEGSSRWWAAIQVRNHKYPVLKLEVQQNGQWLNLEKQDYNHFLGTNLGNQPLKIRITDIRGVVLNDTLPALAENGTGDAYMVKGNVQFPD is encoded by the coding sequence ATGCAAAAGAGTTCTGCGATTCGCAAGTTCAAAACGGTTGGTCTGGCATCGTTGCTAAGTCTTGTTTTGTTCGCTCTCCCCGCTTCCGCTGCTTGGAATGATACATACACGGGGTACGCCACCTATACCGGATCTGGCTACTCTGGAGGAGCACTGCTACTTGATCCAATCCCTTCCAATGCAAAAATTACGGCTCTTAACCGCACCCAACTGAATTATAACGGAATCAAAGCCGCATTGGCAGGAGCATATCTGGAAGTCCAAGGCCCCAAAGGGAAAACAACCGTCTATGTAACCGATCTTTATCCTGAAGGTCCAAGTGGTGCGCTCGACCTGTCCCCGAATGCTTTTAACCAAATTGGCAACCAAATTGACGGAAAAATCAATATCTCTTGGAAAGTCGTCAAGGCTCCAGTTACTGGAAACGTCTCCTACCGCATTAAAGAAGGCAGCAGCCGGTGGTGGGCAGCTATTCAGGTACGCAATCATAAATATCCTGTCTTGAAACTGGAAGTCCAACAGAACGGACAGTGGCTCAATCTCGAAAAACAGGACTACAACCACTTTCTGGGTACTAACTTAGGGAACCAGCCTCTTAAAATCCGGATTACAGACATTCGTGGTGTGGTGCTGAACGATACCCTCCCGGCCCTAGCAGAAAATGGCACGGGCGATGCCTATATGGTCAAAGGTAATGTGCAATTCCCTGACTAA
- a CDS encoding DUF58 domain-containing protein encodes MKIVKRKRRLPRLSGRIWLLMVIWVVCLLYLLFQGGKTSVMLLSMVTLLGIYLWIVGLSGVRRVQGSRQLSQSSEFGELLHAGDQVHVKLSVSLPGFLPLPYIIIREVLKRHTGESWSFEDSVIPNMKGSGQLAFQTPALERGSYYFAETECVSEDIFGLLEHKGRLNAPGEFRVLPRTVFIPYWQLNDRRSRMSGPQTVQTRTRRETTQINGVRDYVYGDRFSRIHWNATARTGSWKSKEFEHETVPKTMLVLDIHTKHYVNADQFELAISSIASLLEYGGRERMGVGLCTAGETGTVFQPSEQMMERQRMMHHLVDIHTTSQGSLMAAVESGVRQFPQGCYFVLISPLKDHQALELLRWADTRGMTPCHVYIGEGSSEGQAKEWMSMLRTRGIQGYHVPSLEELPAIMGGGTL; translated from the coding sequence ATGAAGATAGTCAAAAGGAAGCGCAGGCTCCCCCGGCTGTCAGGCCGCATCTGGCTTCTGATGGTCATATGGGTGGTGTGTCTGCTATATCTGTTGTTTCAGGGTGGCAAGACGTCAGTCATGCTATTGTCCATGGTTACGCTGTTGGGCATTTATTTATGGATCGTTGGGCTGAGCGGGGTACGCCGTGTTCAGGGTTCAAGGCAGCTTTCGCAAAGCTCAGAGTTCGGGGAGCTACTGCATGCGGGAGATCAGGTGCATGTAAAGTTGAGCGTGAGCCTTCCCGGCTTTCTTCCACTGCCGTATATCATTATTCGTGAGGTGCTCAAGCGTCATACAGGCGAATCCTGGTCGTTTGAGGACAGTGTTATCCCCAACATGAAAGGAAGCGGACAGCTTGCCTTCCAGACCCCTGCGTTGGAGCGGGGAAGCTATTATTTTGCGGAAACGGAATGTGTGAGCGAGGATATCTTCGGCCTGTTGGAGCATAAAGGCAGGTTAAATGCACCCGGTGAATTTCGGGTACTGCCCCGTACGGTATTCATTCCCTATTGGCAGTTAAATGACCGTCGCTCACGGATGTCCGGGCCACAGACTGTCCAGACTCGAACACGGCGCGAAACGACGCAAATTAACGGAGTGCGGGACTATGTATATGGGGACCGGTTTTCACGTATCCATTGGAATGCGACTGCACGTACAGGCAGCTGGAAATCCAAGGAATTTGAGCATGAGACGGTTCCGAAAACGATGCTTGTATTGGACATACACACGAAACATTATGTAAATGCCGATCAGTTTGAACTGGCCATATCCTCAATCGCTTCATTACTGGAATATGGTGGACGGGAGCGGATGGGAGTAGGTCTTTGTACGGCAGGGGAAACAGGCACTGTTTTTCAACCGAGTGAGCAGATGATGGAACGGCAACGGATGATGCATCATTTGGTAGACATACACACCACTTCCCAAGGCAGTCTTATGGCTGCTGTAGAAAGCGGTGTTCGGCAATTTCCACAAGGCTGCTATTTTGTGCTGATTAGTCCGTTGAAGGATCATCAGGCGTTGGAGCTTCTTCGCTGGGCCGATACCCGGGGGATGACCCCGTGCCACGTCTATATCGGAGAAGGCTCAAGTGAGGGACAGGCCAAAGAATGGATGAGCATGCTTCGTACAAGAGGTATTCAGGGTTATCATGTTCCGAGTCTTGAAGAGCTTCCAGCTATAATGGGAGGAGGGACGCTATGA
- a CDS encoding iron-containing alcohol dehydrogenase: protein MGRNIFYVPPVNLMGIGCLRDLGPILQEKGFMKALIVTDKWLRRNGITDRVIAVLEQHGVPYIVYDGVQPNPTCNNVHEGVKVFQDNGCDVLVSVGGGSPQDAAKAIGIIVTNGGHISKYEGVHKSKRPSVPIVAVNTTAGTSSEVTINYVITDEKRKVKMVMVDKNSLASISVNDPELMVGKPAELTAATGMDALTHAIEALVTPGAYPVTDATALAAVELIFRYLPDAVENGQNIEAREKLVYAVFLGGLAFNNAGLGYVHAMAHQLGGVYDLPHGVCNAMLLPYVQEANAQHVPRKFRPIAQAIGFSVRGRTDEECAEFVVDAIRGLAQEVGIPKRLSELGVTDPDLNLLADNAMKDACAPGNPFQPTKEEVIALFQKIL, encoded by the coding sequence ATGGGGAGGAACATCTTTTATGTACCGCCAGTGAATTTGATGGGGATTGGATGTCTTAGAGATCTGGGACCGATCTTGCAAGAGAAAGGATTTATGAAAGCGCTTATCGTGACGGATAAATGGCTGCGTCGAAATGGGATTACCGACCGGGTTATTGCTGTTCTGGAGCAGCATGGAGTGCCATATATCGTGTATGATGGTGTGCAACCTAACCCTACCTGTAACAATGTTCACGAAGGAGTCAAGGTGTTTCAGGATAACGGATGTGATGTTCTCGTCTCGGTAGGTGGTGGGTCGCCTCAGGATGCGGCCAAAGCCATTGGCATCATTGTCACCAATGGAGGACATATTTCAAAATATGAAGGCGTTCACAAATCCAAACGACCGTCAGTTCCTATTGTGGCAGTGAATACAACGGCGGGTACCTCCAGCGAGGTCACCATTAACTATGTCATTACGGATGAGAAGCGTAAGGTCAAAATGGTCATGGTTGATAAAAACAGTCTGGCTTCCATCTCTGTAAATGACCCCGAATTAATGGTGGGTAAGCCAGCCGAATTAACTGCTGCGACTGGTATGGATGCGCTTACTCATGCGATTGAGGCGCTGGTTACCCCGGGAGCTTATCCGGTCACCGATGCCACTGCCTTGGCTGCTGTTGAGCTGATATTCCGTTATTTGCCTGATGCTGTGGAGAACGGTCAAAATATTGAGGCTCGGGAAAAGCTTGTGTATGCTGTTTTTCTGGGAGGGCTGGCCTTCAACAATGCGGGGTTGGGATATGTGCATGCGATGGCTCATCAGCTTGGAGGTGTGTATGATCTTCCGCATGGAGTGTGTAATGCGATGTTACTGCCCTATGTACAGGAGGCCAATGCGCAGCATGTTCCTCGTAAATTCAGACCTATCGCTCAAGCGATTGGATTCTCGGTCAGAGGGCGAACTGACGAGGAGTGTGCTGAATTTGTCGTGGATGCCATCCGTGGGCTGGCACAGGAGGTCGGAATCCCGAAACGCTTGTCTGAGTTGGGAGTAACGGACCCGGACCTGAATCTGTTAGCCGACAATGCGATGAAAGATGCGTGTGCGCCCGGTAATCCGTTTCAGCCGACCAAAGAGGAAGTTATCGCACTGTTCCAAAAAATACTCTAA